One segment of Rosa chinensis cultivar Old Blush chromosome 6, RchiOBHm-V2, whole genome shotgun sequence DNA contains the following:
- the LOC112173317 gene encoding autophagy-related protein 2 isoform X2 — translation MWNIAKSAEAMFSRWAVKRVCKFVLKKKLGQFILGDIDVDQLDVQFADGTIQLSDLALNVDFLNQKIGAAASMMIKEGSIGSLLVRMPWKGNGCEVEVDELELVLAPCAEKNSPATAESGNQNQDSSNPGKFDADMPDNATKSASRDVHEGVKTIAKMVKWLLTSFHVRIKRLIVAFDPCLEKNGKTSGCCSTLVLRIAETECGTGVSEDTNQNADARTENFLGNSQLTTFVKFQGAVLELLQMDDVDNQKCIPCVTERTFGELFSGGRPPGVTTPIMIGKRGGFSGNLKLSIPWKNGSLDIGKVDADAFIEPVELRFQPSTIKWLLLAWEVCKSMERDRSNHMPTDSIFLDSASHFASPISACSTTDKVTPVRGSLPTESASLTLQESLTEGLLPGSRVISDWVPFYMNNNRSHGMEELDFGASVDQFFECFDGMRSSQSALGSSGMWNWTCSVVSAITAVSSLASGSLHVAPEQQPVETNLKATLAGISVVFPFQDENQNHLCDTKGDLGSSSDVLYLCVECRDILLVMQVSSRHMRFEGTMDYIEVANYSSHKDGTLELGLQGCSNKVKSQTSSIQHLQADVQSVLPLHASSYYSAESNGLAAEGFPFGYRDDLVRITLLKTSGVTYCQCTVRSSSSDGSSTGPTSFSLKLPHFVFWVDFSLLNILLELLKEIGKTVEVNDQAEFSSEASNKIHGSSHRDLRRASSCVTTLSSTDSVRGDIFIPNARIILCLRSNGGETVRSFSSWDQFVALEFTSPSTCDKGMIQDHGPTFDASSEKRYSSTVTRSLQLNVGDLDVFLVSPRSKDNAEIRSGKMQRLTLTAQKVMSVSNRKGSLSVISMLWQEGYVTGPWIAKKAKCLATFEESRSISKFVGKDHEFASVSTVKDLKDLSSQTRQEIILSSAFFLHVCLPAVTIKLDNPQYKELCHFLDQVMNDISGVDLDSINDKEESSMPQTSILVDCDSVEILINLDVKETVPGSMQSELPGTWNRLRLKVQKLEMLSVSNIGGIPGATFFWLAHGEGKLWGSITSILDQEFLLITCSNSTMKRGDGGGSNALSSIFAGSDIVHLWDPTGFHGSTSITVRCATIVAVGGRLDWPDALCSFFIFPSEIEQAEDKCNQKDDAPRGSSFVLNLVDIGLSYEPYQKNMVVRSEDSGSSCSSVKETCEEYVSCLLAASSLNLSTSTMGDSTEMNYKIRVRDLGLLLRVMLKPEDIGGTYSAEHLHKIGYVKVAREALVEANLRTNCKNGLLWEVECSKSHIFVETCHDTMSSLIRLAAQIQQLFAPDLEESIVHLQTRWNKFQQEQERRGLADEIRIFDSESPTAQLHTSGLVTEREPQLVGLMDEISEDAFRDNNHTYQYDSSESQIGISSDEDLGEACYSRIGTPDIFLPGTSYDGSVPSVESESSQTSFLQEGNVLELIEGYCLSELRRPLSELSVGRQSSQEIVKSQSKNARFGDGSRENHGWYGTSVKILENHIPETSESSKEQFVEDKLPSTGSTNCNDLGKVIGRVLLKNIDVRWRMLAGSDWHDSRATGQRSGDFTGRDATVCLEFSLCGMEFQYDVFPVGGICVSKLSLSVQDFYLYDKSKDAPWKLVLGHYHSKDHPRKSSSKGFKLDLEAVRPDPLTPLEEYRLRVAFLPMLLHLHQCQLDFLIGFFGAKSSSVDQSSGCYQDPDGSKVLPTKSNNLAGHAIAEEAFLPYFQKFDIWPILVRVDYSPRRVDLAALRGGKYVELVNIVPWKGVELQLKRVHAVGIYGWGTVCETIIGEWLEDISQNQIHKILQGLPTIRSLVAVGAGAAKLVSLPVEHYRKDKRVVKGMQRGTIAFLRSISLEAVGLGVHLAAGAHDILLQAEYLLTSIPPSVPWSTPHRVKSSARSNQPKDAQQGIHQAYESLSDGLGKSASALVRTPLKKYQRGAGAGSALASAVRAVPAAAIAPASACASAVHCALLGFRNSLDPERKKESMEKYLGPPQPWEQN, via the exons ATGTGGAACATCGCGAAGTCGGCGGAGGCGATGTTCTCGCGGTGGGCCGTCAAGCGGGTCTGTAAGTTCgtgttgaagaagaagctggGCCAGTTCATTCTCGGCGACATCGATGTCGACCAGCTCGACGTTCAGTTCGCCGACGGCACCATTCAGCTCAGCGACCTCGCCCTCAACGTCGATTTTCTTAACCAGAAG ATTGGTGCAGCAGCATCAATGATGATAAAAGAAGGATCTATTGGTTCACTATTAGTTAGGATGCCTTGGAAGGGTAACGGTTGTGAGGTTGAAGTGGATGAGCTTGAGCTTGTGCTAGCTCCATGTGCAGAGAAGAATTCTCCAGCTACAGCTGAAAGCGGTAACCAGAACCAAGATAGTAGTAACCCCGGGAAGTTTGATGCTGATATGCCGGACAATGCCACAAAATCTGCTTCCAGGGATGTGCATGAAGGTGTTAAAACCATTGCAAAGATGGTAAAGTGGTTGCTTACCAGCTTCCACGTAAGGATAAAAAGGTTGATTGTTGCCTTTGATCCTTGTTTAGAGAAGAACGGAAAGACATCAGGGTGTTGCTCAACCTTGGTTCTTCGAATTGCAGAAACAGAATGTGGAACAGGTGTTTCTGAAGATACTAATCAAAATGCTGATGCAAGAACTGAGAACTTTCTGGGGAATAGTCAACTAACCACCTTTGTCAAGTTTCAAGGAGCAGTACTTGAACTGCTTCAAATGGATGATGTTGATAATCAAAAATGTATTCCATGTGTGACAGAAAGAACATTTGGTGAACTTTTTTCAGGGGGACGTCCTCCAGGTGTTACCACTCCAATCATGATTGGGAAAAGAGGTGGATTTTCAGGGAACTTAAAATTAAGTATTCCTTGGAAGAATGGATCTCTAGACATAGGGAAAGTGGATGCAGATGCTTTTATTGAACCTGTAGAATTAAGATTTCAACCAAGCACCATCAAATGGCTTTTACTTGCTTGGGAAGTATGCAAAAGTATGGAGAGGGATCGGAGCAATCATATGCCAACTGATTCTATTTTCCTTGATTCAGCATCTCACTTTGCTTCACCAATATCTGCTTGTTCTACAACAGATAAGGTGACGCCAGTTCGTGGTAGTTTGCCCACCGAGTCCGCTTCTTTGACACTTCAAGAATCATTAACTGAGGGTCTGCTACCCGGGTCACGTGTTATATCAGATTGGGTACCATTTTATATGAATAATAATAGAAGCCATGGTATGGAAGAACTTGATTTTGGGGCAAG TGTGGACCAGTTTTTTGAATGCTTTGATGGAATGAGAAGTTCCCAGTCAGCATTAGGAAGTAGTGGAATGTGGAATTGGACATGTTCTGTTGTCAGTGCTATCACAGCTGTATCCAGCCTTGCTTCTGGATCTTTGCATGTTGCCCCTG AACAGCAGCCAGTTGAAACCAATCTTAAAGCAACTTTAGCTGGGATTTCTGTTGTATTTCCATTCCAAGATGAAAACCAGAATCATTTGTGTGATACAAAGGGTGATTTAGGTTCTAGTTCAGATGTTCTATACCTATGTGTAGAATGCCGAGATATCCTTCTTGTTATGCAG GTGTCTTCTCGGCATATGAGGTTTGAAGGAACAATGGACTATATTGAGGTTGCCAATTACTCAAGTCATAAAGACGGTACCTTGGAGTTGGGTTTGCAAGGGTGTAGCAACAAGGTTAAAAGCCAAACTTCTTCAATTCAACATCTTCAAGCCGATGTTCAAAGTGTTCTTCCTTTGCATGCCTCATCTTATTATTCGGCTGAATCAAATGGTTTAGCTGCTGAAGGTTTTCCATTTGGATATAGGGATGATTTAGTCAGAATTACATTGCTTAAAACTTCAGGTGTCACTTATTGTCAATGTACTGTCAGGTCTAGTTCATCTGATGGGAGTTCAACTGGGCCTACATCATTTTCACTGAAACTGCCACACTTTGTTTTCTGGGTGGACTTCTCTTTGCTAAATATTCTATTAGAACTGTTGAAGGAAATTGGAAAGACTGTTGAAGTGAATGACCAGGCCGAGTTTTCTTCGGAGGCCTCTAATAAGATCCATGGATCATCTCATAGGGATCTTAGAAGAGCTTCTAGTTGTGTTACAACCTTGTCTTCAACAGATAGTGTGCGAGGTGATATATTTATCCCTAATGCACGGATAATTCTTTGTTTACGTTCCAATGGTGGTGAAACTGTTAGAAGCTTCTCCTCCTGGGATCAATTTGTTGCTCTGGAATTTACTTCACCTTCGACTTGTGACAAAGGCATGATTCAAGACCATGGTCCTACCTTTGATGCAAGTTCAGAGAAAAGGTATTCTTCAACTGTCACACGTTCTTTACAGTTGAATGTTGGAGATCTTGATGTTTTCCTGGTCAGTCCTCGAAGTAAAGATAATGCAGAAATCAGATCTGGCAAGATGCAGAGGCTAACACTTACTGCACAAAAAGTAATGTCTGTCAGCAACAGAAAAGGCAGTCTTTCTGTCATTAGTATGCTTTGGCAAGAGGGTTATGTGACTGGTCCTTGGATAGCAAAGAAAGCTAAGTGCCTCGCTACTTTTGAGGAATCAAGGAGCATTTCCAAATTTGTGGGAAAGGATCACGAGTTTGCTTCTGTATCTACTGTGAAAGATCTTAAGGATTTAAGCTCCCAGACACGACAAGAGATTATTTTGAGCTCTGCATTTTTCCTACATGTTTGTCTACCTGCTGTTACAATAAAGTTAGACAATCCTCAATATAAAGAGTTGTGTCATTTTTTGGATCAAGTGATGAATGACATATCTGGTGTGGATCTCGATTCTATCAATGATAAGGAAGAATCTTCCATGCCTCAGACATCTATCCTTGTGGACTGTGATTCTGTTGAAATATTGATTAACTTGGATGTGAAGGAGACTGTCCCAGGCTCAATGCAGAGTGAACTTCCTGGCACGTGGAATCGTCTAAGACTGAAAGTTCAGAAGCTTGAAATGCTATCTGTTTCGAATATTGGAGGTATTCCAGGTGCCACTTTTTTCTGGCTGGCACACGGTGAAGGCAAATTGTGGGGTTCTATCACTAGTATTCTGGATCAGGAGTTTCTTCTGATCACATGTAGCAACTCGACAATGAAACGTGGCGATGGAGGAGGTTCAAATGCATTATCATCGATATTTGCTGGTTCTGATATTGTACATCTGTGGGATCCTACAGGTTTTCATGGTTCTACATCTATAACGGTCAGATGTGCCACAATTGTTGCTGTTGGGGGTCGCTTGGATTGGCCGGATGCACTATGctcctttttcatttttccttcTGAAATTGAACAAGCAGAGGACAAGTGTAATCAAAAGGACGATGCACCTCGTGGATCTTCTTTTGTGCTTAACTTGGTTGATATTGGATTAAGCTATGAACCCTACCAAAAGAATATGGTGGTTAGGAGTGAAGACTCAGGGTCCAGTTGTTCGTCTGTCAAAGAGACATGTGAAGAATATGTTTCTTGTCTTTTGGCTGCATCTTCCTTGAATCTTTCAACTTCAACCATGGGAGATTCCACAGAAATGAATTACAAAATTAGAGTGCGAGATCTTGGGCTTCTTCTCCGTGTAATGTTAAAGCCTGAGGATATTGGTGGCACTTACAGTGCAGAGCATCTTCACAAGATTGGGTATGTTAAAGTTGCAAGGGAGGCACTCGTTGAAGCAAATTTGAGAACTAATTGTAAAAATGGTCTTCTCTGGGAGGTAGAATGTTCAAAGTCCCACATTTTTGTGGAAACATGCCATGACACAATGTCTAGTCTGATTCGTTTGGCTGCTCAAATCCAACAGCTATTTGCTCCTGACCTGGAGGAATCAATTGTGCATTTGCAGACAAGGTGGAATAAATTTCAGCAGGAACAAGAGAGGAGAGGTTTGGCTGATGAAATCAGGATATTCGATAGTGAGTCTCCAACTGCTCAATTACACACGTCTGGTCTAGTTACAGAGAGAGAGCCTCAGTTGGTTGGGTTAATGGATGAGATATCAGAAGATGCATTTCGAGATAATAATCACACCTACCAATATGACTCTTCTGAGTCACAAATTGGTATATCATCTGATGAGGACCTTGGAGAGGCGTGTTACTCACGTATTGGAACTCCTGATATTTTCTTGCCTGGTACATCTTATGATGGGTCAGTGCCATCGGTTGAATCAGAAAGTAGTCAAACATCATTCCTACAAGAAGGTAATGTTTTGGAGTTAATAGAAGGGTATTGTTTATCTGAGTTACGACGACCTCTCTCGGAATTGTCTGTTGGCAGGCAATCATCTCAGGAGATTGTGAAATCCCAGTCCAAGAATGCCAGATTTGGAGATGGGTCAAGAGAAAATCATGGATGGTATGGCACCTCCgtaaaaattttagaaaatcaTATTCCAGAAACGAGTGAAAGTAGTAAGGAACAATTTGTCGAAGACAAGCTTCCTTCTACTGGCAGTACAAATTGCAATGATCTAGGGAAAGTAATTGGACGTGTACTCCTTAAGAACATTGATGTTAGATGGAGAATGCTTGCTGGCTCTGACTGGCATGATTCTAGAGCAACTGGTCAGCGGTCGGGGGATTTTACTGGAAGGGATGCTACCGTATGCCTGGAGTTCTCACTATGTGGGATGGAATTTCAATATGATGTTTTCCCAGTTGGTGGAATATGTGTATCCAAGCTTTCTCTTTCGGTTCAAGACTTTTATCTATATGATAAGAGCAAAGATGCTCCTTGGAAACTG GTGCTAGGACATTATCATTCAAAGGATCATCCTCGGAAATCATCTTCAAAAGGATTCAAGCTGGACTTAGAAGCGGTCAGACCAGATCCTCTGACACCTCTCGAAGAATATAG GTTGCGAGTCGCATTCCTTCCCATGTTGTTACATCTTCACCAGTGCCAGCTTGATTTTCTCATTGGCTTCTTTGGGGCAAAGAGCTCTTCAGTTGATCAGTCTTCAGGTTGTTATCAAGATCCAGATGGTTCAAAAGTGTTGCCAACAAAGAGTAATAATCTTGCAGGGCATGCCATTGCAGAGGAGGCATTTCTTCCTTACTTTCAG AAGTTCGATATATGGCCTATTCTTGTTAGGGTGGACTACAGTCCCAGACGTGTCGATCTGGCAGCATTAAGAGGCGGGAAGTATGTAGAACTTGTAAATATTGTCCCATGGAAG GGGGTCGAGCTACAGCTTAAACGTGTTCATGCCGTTGGTATTTATGGCTGGGGTACTGTATGTGAAACAATTATAGGGGAGTGGTTAGAAGACATCTCTCAAAATCAG ATTCATAAAATATTGCAAGGTCTTCCTACCATTCGATCATTGGTTGCTGTTGGTGCCGGTGCAGCGAAGCTGGTTTCTTTGCCAGTTGAGCACTATAGGAAGGACAAGAGGGTAGTCAAGGGAATGCAAAGAG GTACAATTGCATTTCTTAGAAGTATTTCTCTAGAAGCTGTTGGGCTTGGAGTACATTTAGCAGCTGGGGCTCATGATATTTTGCTCCAAGCTGAATATTTGCTTACAAGCATTCCTCCTTCGGTACCCTGGTCAACACCACATAGAGTAAAATCCAGTGCTAGATCCAATCAACCTAAAGATGCCCAACAAGGAATTCATCAG GCCTATGAAAGTCTCAGTGATGGCTTGGGGAAATCTGCTTCTGCCTTGGTTCGGACGCCCCTGAAAAAATATCAGCGTGGAGCTGGTGCTGGGTCAGCTCTGGCATCTGCTGTTCGGGCAGTCCCTGCAGCTGCTATAGCTCCAGCCTCTGCTTGTGCAAGTGCTGTACATTGTGCTCTTCTTGGCTTCAGAAATAG CCTTGATCCTGAGCGTAAGAAAGAGTCTATGGAGAAATATCTAGGTCCCCCTCAGCCATGGGAACAAAACTGA
- the LOC112173317 gene encoding autophagy-related protein 2 isoform X4 → MWNIAKSAEAMFSRWAVKRVCKFVLKKKLGQFILGDIDVDQLDVQFADGTIQLSDLALNVDFLNQKIGAAASMMIKEGSIGSLLVRMPWKGNGCEVEVDELELVLAPCAEKNSPATAESGNQNQDSSNPGKFDADMPDNATKSASRDVHEGVKTIAKMVKWLLTSFHVRIKRLIVAFDPCLEKNGKTSGCCSTLVLRIAETECGTGVSEDTNQNADARTENFLGNSQLTTFVKFQGAVLELLQMDDVDNQKCIPCVTERTFGELFSGGRPPGVTTPIMIGKRGGFSGNLKLSIPWKNGSLDIGKVDADAFIEPVELRFQPSTIKWLLLAWEVCKSMERDRSNHMPTDSIFLDSASHFASPISACSTTDKVTPVRGSLPTESASLTLQESLTEGLLPGSRVISDWVPFYMNNNRSHGMEELDFGASVDQFFECFDGMRSSQSALGSSGMWNWTCSVVSAITAVSSLASGSLHVAPEQQPVETNLKATLAGISVVFPFQDENQNHLCDTKGDLGSSSDVLYLCVECRDILLVMQVSSRHMRFEGTMDYIEVANYSSHKDGTLELGLQGCSNKVKSQTSSIQHLQADVQSVLPLHASSYYSAESNGLAAEGFPFGYRDDLVRITLLKTSGVTYCQCTVRSSSSDGSSTGPTSFSLKLPHFVFWVDFSLLNILLELLKEIGKTVEVNDQAEFSSEASNKIHGSSHRDLRRASSCVTTLSSTDSVRGDIFIPNARIILCLRSNGGETVRSFSSWDQFVALEFTSPSTCDKGMIQDHGPTFDASSEKRYSSTVTRSLQLNVGDLDVFLVSPRSKDNAEIRSGKMQRLTLTAQKVMSVSNRKGSLSVISMLWQEGYVTGPWIAKKAKCLATFEESRSISKFVGKDHEFASVSTVKDLKDLSSQTRQEIILSSAFFLHVCLPAVTIKLDNPQYKELCHFLDQVMNDISGVDLDSINDKEESSMPQTSILVDCDSVEILINLDVKETVPGSMQSELPGTWNRLRLKVQKLEMLSVSNIGGIPGATFFWLAHGEGKLWGSITSILDQEFLLITCSNSTMKRGDGGGSNALSSIFAGSDIVHLWDPTGFHGSTSITVRCATIVAVGGRLDWPDALCSFFIFPSEIEQAEDKCNQKDDAPRGSSFVLNLVDIGLSYEPYQKNMVVRSEDSGSSCSSVKETCEEYVSCLLAASSLNLSTSTMGDSTEMNYKIRVRDLGLLLRVMLKPEDIGGTYSAEHLHKIGYVKVAREALVEANLRTNCKNGLLWEVECSKSHIFVETCHDTMSSLIRLAAQIQQLFAPDLEESIVHLQTRWNKFQQEQERRGLADEIRIFDSESPTAQLHTSGLVTEREPQLVGLMDEISEDAFRDNNHTYQYDSSESQIGISSDEDLGEACYSRIGTPDIFLPGTSYDGSVPSVESESSQTSFLQEGNVLELIEGYCLSELRRPLSELSVGRQSSQEIVKSQSKNARFGDGSRENHGWYGTSVKILENHIPETSESSKEQFVEDKLPSTGSTNCNDLGKVIGRVLLKNIDVRWRMLAGSDWHDSRATGQRSGDFTGRDATVCLEFSLCGMEFQYDVFPVGGICVSKLSLSVQDFYLYDKSKDAPWKLVLGHYHSKDHPRKSSSKGFKLDLEAVRPDPLTPLEEYRLRVAFLPMLLHLHQCQLDFLIGFFGAKSSSVDQSSGCYQDPDGSKVLPTKSNNLAGHAIAEEAFLPYFQMRENPKGRKGEKSRERHNIRMASHHPAHSRIINETCGT, encoded by the exons ATGTGGAACATCGCGAAGTCGGCGGAGGCGATGTTCTCGCGGTGGGCCGTCAAGCGGGTCTGTAAGTTCgtgttgaagaagaagctggGCCAGTTCATTCTCGGCGACATCGATGTCGACCAGCTCGACGTTCAGTTCGCCGACGGCACCATTCAGCTCAGCGACCTCGCCCTCAACGTCGATTTTCTTAACCAGAAG ATTGGTGCAGCAGCATCAATGATGATAAAAGAAGGATCTATTGGTTCACTATTAGTTAGGATGCCTTGGAAGGGTAACGGTTGTGAGGTTGAAGTGGATGAGCTTGAGCTTGTGCTAGCTCCATGTGCAGAGAAGAATTCTCCAGCTACAGCTGAAAGCGGTAACCAGAACCAAGATAGTAGTAACCCCGGGAAGTTTGATGCTGATATGCCGGACAATGCCACAAAATCTGCTTCCAGGGATGTGCATGAAGGTGTTAAAACCATTGCAAAGATGGTAAAGTGGTTGCTTACCAGCTTCCACGTAAGGATAAAAAGGTTGATTGTTGCCTTTGATCCTTGTTTAGAGAAGAACGGAAAGACATCAGGGTGTTGCTCAACCTTGGTTCTTCGAATTGCAGAAACAGAATGTGGAACAGGTGTTTCTGAAGATACTAATCAAAATGCTGATGCAAGAACTGAGAACTTTCTGGGGAATAGTCAACTAACCACCTTTGTCAAGTTTCAAGGAGCAGTACTTGAACTGCTTCAAATGGATGATGTTGATAATCAAAAATGTATTCCATGTGTGACAGAAAGAACATTTGGTGAACTTTTTTCAGGGGGACGTCCTCCAGGTGTTACCACTCCAATCATGATTGGGAAAAGAGGTGGATTTTCAGGGAACTTAAAATTAAGTATTCCTTGGAAGAATGGATCTCTAGACATAGGGAAAGTGGATGCAGATGCTTTTATTGAACCTGTAGAATTAAGATTTCAACCAAGCACCATCAAATGGCTTTTACTTGCTTGGGAAGTATGCAAAAGTATGGAGAGGGATCGGAGCAATCATATGCCAACTGATTCTATTTTCCTTGATTCAGCATCTCACTTTGCTTCACCAATATCTGCTTGTTCTACAACAGATAAGGTGACGCCAGTTCGTGGTAGTTTGCCCACCGAGTCCGCTTCTTTGACACTTCAAGAATCATTAACTGAGGGTCTGCTACCCGGGTCACGTGTTATATCAGATTGGGTACCATTTTATATGAATAATAATAGAAGCCATGGTATGGAAGAACTTGATTTTGGGGCAAG TGTGGACCAGTTTTTTGAATGCTTTGATGGAATGAGAAGTTCCCAGTCAGCATTAGGAAGTAGTGGAATGTGGAATTGGACATGTTCTGTTGTCAGTGCTATCACAGCTGTATCCAGCCTTGCTTCTGGATCTTTGCATGTTGCCCCTG AACAGCAGCCAGTTGAAACCAATCTTAAAGCAACTTTAGCTGGGATTTCTGTTGTATTTCCATTCCAAGATGAAAACCAGAATCATTTGTGTGATACAAAGGGTGATTTAGGTTCTAGTTCAGATGTTCTATACCTATGTGTAGAATGCCGAGATATCCTTCTTGTTATGCAG GTGTCTTCTCGGCATATGAGGTTTGAAGGAACAATGGACTATATTGAGGTTGCCAATTACTCAAGTCATAAAGACGGTACCTTGGAGTTGGGTTTGCAAGGGTGTAGCAACAAGGTTAAAAGCCAAACTTCTTCAATTCAACATCTTCAAGCCGATGTTCAAAGTGTTCTTCCTTTGCATGCCTCATCTTATTATTCGGCTGAATCAAATGGTTTAGCTGCTGAAGGTTTTCCATTTGGATATAGGGATGATTTAGTCAGAATTACATTGCTTAAAACTTCAGGTGTCACTTATTGTCAATGTACTGTCAGGTCTAGTTCATCTGATGGGAGTTCAACTGGGCCTACATCATTTTCACTGAAACTGCCACACTTTGTTTTCTGGGTGGACTTCTCTTTGCTAAATATTCTATTAGAACTGTTGAAGGAAATTGGAAAGACTGTTGAAGTGAATGACCAGGCCGAGTTTTCTTCGGAGGCCTCTAATAAGATCCATGGATCATCTCATAGGGATCTTAGAAGAGCTTCTAGTTGTGTTACAACCTTGTCTTCAACAGATAGTGTGCGAGGTGATATATTTATCCCTAATGCACGGATAATTCTTTGTTTACGTTCCAATGGTGGTGAAACTGTTAGAAGCTTCTCCTCCTGGGATCAATTTGTTGCTCTGGAATTTACTTCACCTTCGACTTGTGACAAAGGCATGATTCAAGACCATGGTCCTACCTTTGATGCAAGTTCAGAGAAAAGGTATTCTTCAACTGTCACACGTTCTTTACAGTTGAATGTTGGAGATCTTGATGTTTTCCTGGTCAGTCCTCGAAGTAAAGATAATGCAGAAATCAGATCTGGCAAGATGCAGAGGCTAACACTTACTGCACAAAAAGTAATGTCTGTCAGCAACAGAAAAGGCAGTCTTTCTGTCATTAGTATGCTTTGGCAAGAGGGTTATGTGACTGGTCCTTGGATAGCAAAGAAAGCTAAGTGCCTCGCTACTTTTGAGGAATCAAGGAGCATTTCCAAATTTGTGGGAAAGGATCACGAGTTTGCTTCTGTATCTACTGTGAAAGATCTTAAGGATTTAAGCTCCCAGACACGACAAGAGATTATTTTGAGCTCTGCATTTTTCCTACATGTTTGTCTACCTGCTGTTACAATAAAGTTAGACAATCCTCAATATAAAGAGTTGTGTCATTTTTTGGATCAAGTGATGAATGACATATCTGGTGTGGATCTCGATTCTATCAATGATAAGGAAGAATCTTCCATGCCTCAGACATCTATCCTTGTGGACTGTGATTCTGTTGAAATATTGATTAACTTGGATGTGAAGGAGACTGTCCCAGGCTCAATGCAGAGTGAACTTCCTGGCACGTGGAATCGTCTAAGACTGAAAGTTCAGAAGCTTGAAATGCTATCTGTTTCGAATATTGGAGGTATTCCAGGTGCCACTTTTTTCTGGCTGGCACACGGTGAAGGCAAATTGTGGGGTTCTATCACTAGTATTCTGGATCAGGAGTTTCTTCTGATCACATGTAGCAACTCGACAATGAAACGTGGCGATGGAGGAGGTTCAAATGCATTATCATCGATATTTGCTGGTTCTGATATTGTACATCTGTGGGATCCTACAGGTTTTCATGGTTCTACATCTATAACGGTCAGATGTGCCACAATTGTTGCTGTTGGGGGTCGCTTGGATTGGCCGGATGCACTATGctcctttttcatttttccttcTGAAATTGAACAAGCAGAGGACAAGTGTAATCAAAAGGACGATGCACCTCGTGGATCTTCTTTTGTGCTTAACTTGGTTGATATTGGATTAAGCTATGAACCCTACCAAAAGAATATGGTGGTTAGGAGTGAAGACTCAGGGTCCAGTTGTTCGTCTGTCAAAGAGACATGTGAAGAATATGTTTCTTGTCTTTTGGCTGCATCTTCCTTGAATCTTTCAACTTCAACCATGGGAGATTCCACAGAAATGAATTACAAAATTAGAGTGCGAGATCTTGGGCTTCTTCTCCGTGTAATGTTAAAGCCTGAGGATATTGGTGGCACTTACAGTGCAGAGCATCTTCACAAGATTGGGTATGTTAAAGTTGCAAGGGAGGCACTCGTTGAAGCAAATTTGAGAACTAATTGTAAAAATGGTCTTCTCTGGGAGGTAGAATGTTCAAAGTCCCACATTTTTGTGGAAACATGCCATGACACAATGTCTAGTCTGATTCGTTTGGCTGCTCAAATCCAACAGCTATTTGCTCCTGACCTGGAGGAATCAATTGTGCATTTGCAGACAAGGTGGAATAAATTTCAGCAGGAACAAGAGAGGAGAGGTTTGGCTGATGAAATCAGGATATTCGATAGTGAGTCTCCAACTGCTCAATTACACACGTCTGGTCTAGTTACAGAGAGAGAGCCTCAGTTGGTTGGGTTAATGGATGAGATATCAGAAGATGCATTTCGAGATAATAATCACACCTACCAATATGACTCTTCTGAGTCACAAATTGGTATATCATCTGATGAGGACCTTGGAGAGGCGTGTTACTCACGTATTGGAACTCCTGATATTTTCTTGCCTGGTACATCTTATGATGGGTCAGTGCCATCGGTTGAATCAGAAAGTAGTCAAACATCATTCCTACAAGAAGGTAATGTTTTGGAGTTAATAGAAGGGTATTGTTTATCTGAGTTACGACGACCTCTCTCGGAATTGTCTGTTGGCAGGCAATCATCTCAGGAGATTGTGAAATCCCAGTCCAAGAATGCCAGATTTGGAGATGGGTCAAGAGAAAATCATGGATGGTATGGCACCTCCgtaaaaattttagaaaatcaTATTCCAGAAACGAGTGAAAGTAGTAAGGAACAATTTGTCGAAGACAAGCTTCCTTCTACTGGCAGTACAAATTGCAATGATCTAGGGAAAGTAATTGGACGTGTACTCCTTAAGAACATTGATGTTAGATGGAGAATGCTTGCTGGCTCTGACTGGCATGATTCTAGAGCAACTGGTCAGCGGTCGGGGGATTTTACTGGAAGGGATGCTACCGTATGCCTGGAGTTCTCACTATGTGGGATGGAATTTCAATATGATGTTTTCCCAGTTGGTGGAATATGTGTATCCAAGCTTTCTCTTTCGGTTCAAGACTTTTATCTATATGATAAGAGCAAAGATGCTCCTTGGAAACTG GTGCTAGGACATTATCATTCAAAGGATCATCCTCGGAAATCATCTTCAAAAGGATTCAAGCTGGACTTAGAAGCGGTCAGACCAGATCCTCTGACACCTCTCGAAGAATATAG GTTGCGAGTCGCATTCCTTCCCATGTTGTTACATCTTCACCAGTGCCAGCTTGATTTTCTCATTGGCTTCTTTGGGGCAAAGAGCTCTTCAGTTGATCAGTCTTCAGGTTGTTATCAAGATCCAGATGGTTCAAAAGTGTTGCCAACAAAGAGTAATAATCTTGCAGGGCATGCCATTGCAGAGGAGGCATTTCTTCCTTACTTTCAG ATGAGAGAAAACCCGAAGGGGAGAAAGGGAGAGAAAAGTAGGGAAAGACATAATATAAGAATGGCATCACATCATCCTGCTCATTCACGAATAATTAATGAAACTTGTGGGACTTAA